TTTCCGCGGCGACCGCGGGATCAAGAGGTGCGTTCATATGGGTTGCCGTCCCTTCACTTGATTTCGTCAGGGAAATACTTGATCACGCAGCGCACCGGGTTCGGTGCCGCCTGCCCGAGACCGCAGATCGACGCATCGACCATGGTCTGCGACAGTTCCTCGACCAGCGCGGTGTCCCACACCGGCTTGTCGATCAGCGTGTTCATCTTCGAGGTACCGACGCGGCAGGGCGTGCACTGGCCGCAGGACTCGTGCTCGAAGAAGTGCATCATGCTGCGCGCGGCGTCGGTCGCCGTGTCCTTGTCGGACAGGATGATGACCGCGGCCGAACCGATGAAGCAGCCGTGCGGCTGCAGCGTGTCGAAGTCGAGCGGAATGTCGCCCATCGATGCCGGCAGGATGCCGCCCGAGGCGCCACCCGGCAGATAGCCGTAGAAGGTGTGGCCGTCGAGCATGCCGCCGCAGTATTCGGCGATCAGCTCCTTGACCGAAATGCCGGCCGGCGCCAGATGCACGCCCGGCTTCTTCACCCGGCCGGACACCGAGAACGAGCGCAGGCCCTTGCGGCCGTTACGACCCTGGCTGGAGAACCATTCCGGGCCCTTCTCGACGATGTCGCGCACCCAGAACACGGTTTCCATGTTGTGTTCCAGCGTCGGGTAGTTGAACAGGCCGACCTGGGCGACGTAGGGCGGACGCAGGCGCGGCATGCCGCGCTTGCCTTCGATCGATTCGATCATCGCCGACTCTTCGCCGCAGATGTAGGCGCCCGCGCCACGGCGCAGGTGGATGGGCGGCAGCGCACAGGGCGGATCCGCCAGCAGCTTCTTCAGTTCCTTCTGCAGCAGTTCGCGCACATGGGCGTACTCGTCGCGCAGATAGATGTAGACCTCGCCGATGCCGACGCAGTAGGCGGCGATCAGCATGCCCTCGAGGAAGCGGTGCGGGTCGCGCTCGAGGTACCAGCGGTCCTTGAAGGTGCCGGGTTCGCCTTCGTCGATGTTCACCGCCATCAGGCGCGGGGCCGGCTCGCTGCGCACGATGCGCCACTTGCGGCCGGCCGGGAAGCCGGCGCCGCCGAGACCGCGCAGGCCGGAGTGTTCCATCGCGGTGATCACGGTTTCCGGGTCGCGACGACCTTCGACCAGGTCGCGGAACAGCTGGTAGCCACCGGCCTTCAGGTAGGCCTTGTAGCCGATGTACTTCGGCGCCGGCGCGGTCGTTTCCTTCGCCTTTACCGCGGCCTTGACCGCCGCTTCGGTGGCGCCACCGAGCGCGTTCTGGCCGACCACGACCACCGGTGCCTGTTCGCAGCGGCCGACACAGGGCGCCGGAATGACGCGCACCTTGGTGCCGAGGATGCCCGGCAGCTTGTGCAGCAGTTCGTCGGCACCGGCCATCGCGCAGGACAGCGTTTCGCAGACGCGCACCGTCAGTTCCGGCGGCGCGGCCTCGCCCTCACGGACCACGTCGAAGTGGTGATAGAAGGTCGCGACCTCGTACACCTCGGCCTGCGACATCTTCAGCTCCGCCGCCAGGGCAGCCAGATGGCGGGCGTGGACGGCACCGATATTGTCCTGCAGCAGGTGCAGGCACTCGATCAGCAGGTCGCGGCGGCGCGGCATCTTGCCGAGCAGCGCGCGAACCTCGTCCACCGCCTTCTGGTCAAGCGCGCGCCCCTTGGGCGTCGGCTTGACCATGCGGCGCATCTGTTCCAGCGGGATGGAAAACGGTTCCGACATTTACGGTGATCCTCTTCAGTCAGTTCGTTGTGCGTGACTTCTTCGCTTTTGTCCGCGATGTATTTTTCGGGGCGCCTGTACCGACACCCTCGCATTGTTCAGTGCTGTCCTTCTTCCGGTCCTGCGCCCTTGTCCGTCAATGCGCCGAACTCGCCCTGCTCCCGGTGCAGATAGGCGAAATGCACGTTCCGCCGGTGCCACACCGAGTATCCATACCAGTCATTGAAGCCGACGGCCTCGACCTTCTCCAGCGATTCGAGCAGCGACACACCCTGCTCGAACAGCGCATCGACCTGCGCGATCAGCGTGTCGAGGTAGCGGCGCGGCGCATCCAGCACCTCGCGGCCACCCGGTGCGCCGTGCGCCGGCACCACCTGCTTCACGTCCATCCGGCCCAGCTGCGCCAGCGCGTCGCGCCAGCCGCGCTCCTGCGCGTTGTACAGATCGGGCAGATAGTGCGCGGCGCCCAGCTCGCCGGCAAAAAGTGTTCCCGTTGCCTCGTCGAGCAGCGCCGTCGCACCGGGCTGGAAAGTGTGGCCGAAATGAAGCAGCTTCAGCCTGCGCGAAACGCCGGGCAAGTGGCCCGTACCTTCGAACACCACCGTTGCCGGCGTCGGTTCGGTACTCGACATCATATTTTCGCCCAGTGCCGCGGTCAGGCGCTCGACACAGGTGTGGCAACTGGCCCGGATGAAGCGGTCTGTTTCAATCTGCGCCGCAACCGGCACACCCCGTGACACAAAAAAACCGTTGCCCAGCACGTGGTCGCCGCCGCCATACAGATTGACCGCGGCGATCACCGGCTTGCCGAAACGCGATTCGACGAAGCTTTTCAGGTGTTGTGCGAAACGGTGGCTGGTGCCGGTGCCGATCAGCACCAGACCGCGCGCGTCCTCGATCACGCCGATATTGGTGACGAAGCCGGCGTTATCGGCGGTCACGTCGAAGGCCGGTGCCGGCAGCACGTGCACGCCGTCGGCCAGCGTGCGCACGGTCAGCGCCGGCAAGGTCTGCGCCTGCAGCAGTGCTGCGGGCAGGAACCAGAAAATCGCGATGACCGCGCCGCGCAACAAGGAAAGAATCCCGCGAAACTTGGGCATACCGACGGTGGTCTTCAGCGCTGTGCTAGCCTTTTCTGCACCCGACGAGGCCGAGCCACCGAGGTTCGCAGATAACAAGTCCGTCGATAACAATTGAGGAGAACCGGTTTGAACTTCCATCGTTTCCAGATCACTGTCGCCACGCTCGCCACCCTGCTCGCGCCGGGGCTGGCTTCTGCAGCGAACGACTACCCGACCTCGTCGCGCGTCGAATTCGCGCTCGAATGTCTGCAGACCTATGGCAACAACCACGAGTACATCTACAAGTGTTCGTGCCTTATCGACGAGATCGCCGAAAAGCTGAACTACGACGAATACGTCGAACTGTCGAGCTTCAGCCGCTCGTCGTCCATGAGCGGTGAGCGCGGCGGCATGTTCCGCGGCACCGATCAGACCAAGGACGCGGTCAAGAAATACATGGGCATCGTGTCCGAATCGAAGAAGCGCTGCTTCATCAAGTAATGCCCGTTGCGGCCGGCATCGCCGGCCGCGCCCTGCCCGGCCGCGCCGCTCAGCTGCCGCCCTTCATACCCGGCCGGATGGCCACCGCGCTCTCGAACTTCAGGTCCTTCGAATCGACGATGACCGCCTTCAGTTCGCCCTCGCCCTTGGGCACGAACCAGAAGCGGAAGTTGGGGTTTTCGCTGATAGAGAAATCGACGTCGGCAGTCATCACCGGCTCGCCGGCGTAGCTCACCTCGACCCGGCGCACGAAATGCGGCGGCACGTAGAGGCGCGTCAGCTGGTCCATGGCGAGACCTGAACTGTTCGGGTGGCTGATCATCAGCTGCGCCGCGCTCGGCTGACCGGCGACGGCGTCGTCGTCGAGCTTCAGCTTCATCTTGCCCAGGCGCGCCATTGCCTCTTCCTGATCCTTGCCGGCCGGCGCCGAACAGCCGCCCGACGCCTTCACGTAGCGGCGCGCCATATAGACCTTGCCGTCGCTGGTTTCGGCCAGCGCGCGCACCCAGCTGTAGGCCTCGATGCGCACCCGCGTTTCGATGTCGGCGCGTCCGGCAATCGGCGAGAAGGTGAAGGTGCCGCCAATAGGCGACGGGTTCTCGTCGATCACGAGGTGTACCTTGCTGACGTGCACGCCGCCCGGCTGCTGCTTTGTGCGTACCGCCAGCGGCACCACCGCCGCATCCTCGGCGCGGACTGGTGCTTCCAGTTCGATCACGCTGCCTGCCGTGTCGTCGATCACCGGACGATCACCGACCAGCAGCGTCTTCACCTTGCCCCAGATCGCCGTGTCGGACCCGTCGTCGGCCGCCTGGGCACCGGCGACCCACAGAAAGCCGGCCAGCAAAAAGGCCAGCCTGCGCGAAATACTCATGTTCTTCTCCTCCAGATGGACTGCTCCGCGACGATCAGTCTGACGCCGATCGCTCGATTGTTCTGTAACCCAGGTCGCCAGGCAGCCGCGGTCGTGGGAGCGGCCTTGGCCGCGACAGGGCCCTCGCATCATCGCCGTCTTCCCGCCGCAGGCGCACCGCGCCCCGCCAACCTCAATCTTCCCACTCCAGCTCGGCATACGCCGCGGTGACGTTGCGCTTGTGAAACAGATCAGCGAGTTCCCAGTTGCCGACCTGATCGCGCGCCACCTCGTCGGCGGCCTGCGCCAGTTTGCGGCCGGCCTTGATCGCCGCTCTCGTTTGATCGGCGAGGGCCTGCAGGTAGTTCCCCTGTTTCGCAAACGCCTCCCGCCAGGCGGGCCCCGCGTCGCCGTGACCGGACACGACGCGCTTCACGTCGAGCGCAGCCAGTTGCGCGTTCACCTTGATCCAGCCCAGCAGCTTGCCGTCGACCACCGGCATGTGACCGACGAACAGCAGGTCGCCGGCGAACAGCGTGCCGCTCGTTTCGTCGAGCACGGTGAGGTCGTTGTCGGTGTGCGCGGTCGGCCAGGCGCGCAGGCGCACCACGCGTCCGCCGAGGTCCAGCGTGTCCTCGCCGCTGACGGTGCGCGTCGGCGCGACCAGTTCCACCCCGCGCCCGGCTTCGCCCATCAGGCGCTCGGCCGAAGCGATGTAGTTGCGACCGCGCGCCGCCAATGCCGCCGGCAGCTTGGCGTGGCCGACGAACTCGGGCTTGTCGGCGACGAAAGCCTGGTTGCCCAGCACGTGATCCGGGTGCACATGCGTGTTGATGACGTAGCACACCGGCAGCGCCGTCTTCTGTCGGACGGTCTCGCGCAGCGCGGCACCGACCGCCGGCGATCCGCCGGTGTCGATCACCGCGACGCAGCGACTTCCGACGATGAAACCGAGGTTCGAGATCGCACCCCGGTTGTGCGCGTCCTGCTCCGCGGTGACACCGTTGAACACGAACACGCCCGGCGCGAGCTCCTTCATCGGCAGCGTCTCCGCCGCCATCGAAGCGCTCACCGTCAGGGCGAACAGCCCACCCATCATCGACCGCCACAGGCGCCCGGCAACGGCGCTTGCGGATTTGCACTCAACTGTCAGCATCGTTAGCATTCGGCGTCCATACGCGGCCCAGAATAACAAATCAGGATGCAGCGCCTCACCTCACTTCTTCCACTGCTGCTGCCGCTTCTGGCCCTGTCCGGTTGTGCCATGCAGCACGTGGAGCCAGCGCCGCTGCAGCCCGAAGCGTCGCAGTCGGCGTTCCGCCAACGCCTGCTGACCGATGCGCAGACGCGCGACTTTCTGGCGCAGCGCAATATGGATGTCGCGCAATGGCCGCCGGCGAAATGGGCGCCTGAGCAACTGGTGCTGGCCGCCCTCGACCGTCACCCGGCCACCGCGCAGGCACGCGCCCGCGCCCAGCTTGCCCGCGCCGAGCTGCAGACCGCCGGCCTGAAGCCGCGCACAGTGCTGGCGCCGGAAGTCGAACGCACCAACGAGCGCGACCCCGGCCAGTCGGCGTGGAGTATCGGGCTGGCGCTGGACCTTGCGATCACCGGTCAGTCGGTACGCGAAGCGCGGATCGAACGCGCCCGCCTGCTGGCCGACAGCGCGCTGCTCGACGAGGCCGACGCTGCGTGGACGATACGCAGCAACGCGCGCCGCGCGCTGCTCGAACTATGGTCAGCCAGCGAAGAACTGAAACTGCTGGACCGCCTGGTCGTGAGCTGGCTGGACGCTCAGGCGGCGATGCAGAAGCGCTACGACCTCGGCGCCGCCGACGCGCTCGATCTGACGACGACGCGCACCGCGGCCGCACAGGCCGAATCGCGCTACGTGCTGACCGAGCAGCGGCAGATCCGCGCCCGCGGCGAACTGGCGCAGGCACTCGCGCTGCCGCTGTCGGCTGTCGATGCCTTGACGCTCGACTTCGATGAATTCGAACAGCCGCCTCCGCTGCCCGCCGACGACGCGCTGCGCAGCGCGGTGACGCTGGACCGAATCGATCTGCGCCGCGCGCTGGCCCGCCACGCCGCTGCCGAAGCCGGCCTGCAGGTCGAACTGCGCGCGCAATACCCGGAAATCCGCTTGCAGCCAGGCCTGCTGTGGGACCAGGGTGCGACCGTCTGGAAACTCGGCGCCTCGCTGCCGCTGTTCGCGGCGCAACGCCAGGCCGGTCCGATCGCCGAAGCCGTCGCGCGTCGCGAGATCGCGGCGCAGGACTTCCTGTTGCTGCAGTCGCAGGCACTCGCCGCACTCGACCTCGCGCGCGCCCGGGTCAAGGCCGCCACGCTGGATACCGACGGCGCCGAAGCGGAACACGACGAAGCGCGGCTGCAGCTGACCCGCACCGAACAGCGCTTCACCCGCGGCGACGCCGACCGGCTCGACCGCGTGCTCGCCCTCACCCGCCTGCTCGAAGCCGACATCCGGCTGCTGCAGGCGCGCACCCGCACGCTGGCTTCGCGCCTCGCGCTCGAAGACGCCATGCAGCGCCCGCTTGCCGCCGGCGCCGCCACGGAAGGACAGCCATGAAAGCACTGACACCACATCGCGCGATGTTCCTGATGGGCCTGCTCATCATCGCCCTGGTCTGGGCGCTCATCTATTACGCACGCGACGAATGGAAGCTCTACGAAGCGCCCGCCGACGACGACATTGCCGTGCCCTCGCTGGTCGAGCGCGACGAAAGCGGCATGAGCAGCGTCAAGCTGACGGCCGCAGCGCAGAAGGCAAGCGGCATCGAGGTCGGCCAGCCGCTGACCGTGCGCGCCGGCACCGAGCGCGAGGCGCAGGCAGCCGTACTCGACGTCGAGCCGCTGTTCGCACTGCGCGCGCAGCTGCAGGAAGCACGTGCCGACATCGCCCGGCTCGCTTCGCAACTGGCCCGCTCTGAAGCCGAGCGTGACCGCATCCAGGCGCTGTACAGCGACGACCGCAACGCGTCGGAGCGCGCATTGCAGACCGCACGCAGCCAGGCCGAACAGGACCGTGGCGCACTGGCCGCGGCGCGCGCCCGCGCTGACGGTCTGCATGCGCGACTGGTGCAGGGCTGGGGCGCGCTCGGCGGCACCGCATCCGGCGAGGCGCCGCCGGAACTGGACAAGCTCGCCGACCGCCGCGCCTCGCTGGTGGCGATCGCGCTGCGCGGCGCCGGCGACGCGCCGCCAACCATGCAGCTGCGTCTGCCCGACGGCGACGAATCGATCGAAGCGCGCCGCATCGGTCTCGCACCGCGCAGCCTGGCGCACGCGGCCGGCGAAACCTGGCTGTACAAGACCGAGCGCGTGCTGCCGACCGGCACCCGCCTTGCCGCCCGCGGCGTGACCGGCACCGCGGTGCTGCACCTGGTGCCGAACAGCGCGGTGGTCTGGTACGCCGGCCTGCCGTGGATCTATGTGCGCGACGACGACGAGCCGGAGGAATTCATCCGCCAGGCCCTGCCCGCCGAATCGCAGCGCCCGGACGGCTGGCTCGCGCCGGCACTTGAGGACGACGCCCGCGTCGTCACCCGTGGCGCACAGCTGCTGCTGTCGGAAGAGCTGAAGCACACGCTGGCGGACGAGAACGATGACTGAGCGCGGCAGCAAAGCACTGCACGCCCCCGCTCCGGCGCGATTCCCGCGGGAGCGGCCTTGGCCGCGACATGGCCGGGGCATGCCGCGGGCGTCGATTCGGGTCGCTGTCGGGGTCGGAAGACACCTCCTACAGGAGCAACAGCTCAGGCAAAGCACAACCGGCAGGGGCGCGCGATGATTGAAGCCATCGTCCGCTTCTCGGTCCGCCGGCCGGGCATCGTGCTGGCGCTTGCGCTGGTGCTGACGATCTACGCGGTCAGCCGCATGGTCGATGCGCGGCTGGATGTGTTCCCGGAGTTCGCGCCGGCGCAGGTGGTGATCCAGACCGAAGCGCCCGGACTGCCGGCCGATCTGGTCGAAACACGCGTCACCACACCAATCGAGGCAGCGGTGTCCGGCACCCGTGGACTGAAGGAACTGCGCTCGCAGTCCATCCCCGGCCTGTCGGTCGTGACCGTCATCTTCGACGAGAAGTCCGACCTGTTCCGCAACCGCCAGCTGGTCGCCGAACGCCTGGGTACGCTGGGCGCGCTGCTGCCGGCCGGCGTCACGCCGGTCATCACGCCGCTTACGTCATCGGCGTCGACGCTGCTCGGCGTTGGCCTCACGTCGGACAAGCGCAGCCTGATGGACATGCGCTATCTGGTCGATTCTGTCGTGCGCCCTCACCTGCTGGCGGTGCAGGGTGTTGCCGACGTGAATGTATTCGGTGGTGACGTGCGGCAATGGCAGATACAGCTCGACCCGGCCCGCCTGCGCGCGCTCGGCGTCACGCTGGCCGACGTCGAAACGGCGGCGCGCAGCGCCGCCACAGTCGCGGGCGCCGGCTTCGTCGAGAACGACAATCAGCGCCTGCTGATCGCCATCGACGCCACGCCCTCGACCGCGCGCAGCCTCGAGCAGCTGACCGTGACGCTGCCCGATGGCCGTTCGCTTGCGCTGGGCGACATCGGACGCGTGCGCGAGGCGCCTGGACCAGCCATCAGTGCGGCGCAGATCAATGGCACGCCGGGCGTCTTCATGATGGTGCAGGGTCAGCTCGGCGCCGACACGCTCGGTGTCACGCTGGAACTGGAAAAGGCGCTGGCCGATCTGGCGCCTCTGCTCGAACGCGAGCAGCTGGTGCTGCACCCGGCGCTGTTCCGGCCCGCCAACTTCATCCAGACCGCGCTCGGCAACGTGCGCGCCGACGTGATCATAGGCGCCTCGCTGGTCATCGTCGTGCTTTTCCTCTTTCTCTACAACCTGCGCACCGCCTTCATCTCGGCGGTCGCGATTCCGCTGTCGCTGCTGGCGGCCGTGCTGGTGATGCTGGAGACCGGTGCCAGCCTGAACATCATGGTGCTGGGCGGACTGGCGATCGCGCTCGGCGAAGTGGTGGACGACGCCATCATCGACTGCGAGAACATCTACCGCCGCCTGCGCGAGAACCGCCACAACGGTTCGCCGGTGCCAACCTGGAAGGTGGTGTTCGACGCGTCGATGGAGGTGCGCAGTTCGGTGGTCTACGCCACCTTCATCGTGGCGCTGGTGTTCGTGCCGCTGCTCACGCTGTCGGGCGTGGCGGGCAAGCTCTTTGCGCCGTTGGGCACCGCCTACATCCTGGCCATCCTCGCCTCGCTGGTGGTGGCGCTGACGGTCACGCCGGCGATGAGCTGGCTCATGCTCGGACGGCGCGAACTGCCGGACGACGACCCGCCGCTGATCCGCTGGCTGCGCCCGCGCTACGAGCGCACGCTGCGCGCCATCGAACGCCGCCCGCATGGCCTGATCGCCGGCGTCATGTTCATGCTGGCCGGTGGCATCGGCGTGCTGCCGCTGTTCGGCGGCGAATTCATACCGCCGCTGCGCGAAGGTCACTACATCGTGCACCTGTCCACGATCCCGGGCACCGCGCCGGGCGAGGTGTTGCGCGTGGGTCAGCGCGTGACCGAGAAGATTCTCGAGATCGAAGGCGTGAAGTCGGTGGCGCAGTGGGTGGGCCGCGCACAGAACGGCGCCGACCCCTTCGGCCCGCACTACAGCGAGGTCGAGATCGAGATCGGTCCGCTGCCGGCAAAGGAGCAGGAGCGCATCCTGGCCGACATCCGGCGCACCGTCACCGGCGACGACGGCGACGAGGACCGCTCGGACGAGGAGGCGCAGAACACCGTCGGCTTCCCCGGCCTCGCCTTTTCGGTGAATACCTTCCTGACCGAGCGCATAGGCGAGACCGAATCCGGCTTCCCGGCGACGCTGGTGGTTCAGGTGTTCGGCACCAATCTCGACCGCCTGGACGCCGACGCCAGCGCCGTCGCCGCTGCGCTGTCGCGGGTAAAGGGCGCGACCGACGTGCAGGTGCTGGCTCCGCCGGGCACGCCGGAAATCGTCGTGCGACCGCGGCTGGACAAGCTCGCGGTGTGGCGCCTGTCGCCGGAGGACGTGCTGGCGGCGGCGCAGACTGCCTTTGCCGGTCGCCGGGTGAGCGAGGTCTATCGCGGCACGCTGGCGACACCGCTGGTGGTGACATTGGACCCCGACCACCGCCGCTCGCCGACCGAAATCGGCCGCCTGCCGCTGCGCACGCCCGACGGCCGTCTGATCGAACTGCGCGATGTTGCCGACATCGCGATCGAGAACGGCCGCTACAAGATCCTGCACTCGGGTGGCAAGCGCGTGCAGACCATCACCGCCAACCTCGCCGCCGGCCACGATCTGGGCCGCTTCAGCGACGACGTGCAGCGCGCGCTGCGCGAGGACGTGAAGCTGAATCCCGGCAGCTACTACAAGGTGACCGGTGCGGCCGAGGCGCAGGCCCAGGCCAGGCGCGAACTGGTCACCCACTCGCTGCTCGCCGCCGCCGCCATCGCCGTGCTGCTGATGCTGGCCTTCACCAGTCTGCGCAACCTGATGATCACCTTCGTGAACCTGCCATTCGCGCTGATTGGCGGCATCCTCGCCGCGCTGGCTGGTGGTGGCTGGCTTTCGCTCGGCTCGGTGGTCGGCTTCGTCACGCTGTTCGGCATCACGCTGCGCAACTCCATCATGCTGGCGTCGCACTACCAGCATCTGGTCGAGCAGGAAGGCCACCGCTGGAACGTCGATACCGCCATCCTCGGCGCCACCGAGCGCCTGCCGTCCATCCTGATGACGGCGTTGGTGACCGGCCTCGGCCTGATGCCGCTGGTGATCGGCTCGGGCGAGCCGGGCCGCGAGATCGAAGGCCCGATGGCCGCCATCATCGTCGGCGGTCTGGCCACCTCGACCATTCTTAACCTGCTGGTGCTGCCGACGCTGCTGCTGCACTACGGGCGCTTCGAGCCCAAGGACGACGACCACGGTGAGGCAGCGTCCCGGTAAGCCGCCCCTGCCGCCACGGCCCCGTCGCGGCCAAGGCCGCTCCCACAGAGGGAATGCGCGAGCGCCGTGACCCGAGCGTGAGCAAGGGTTCGGTGGGAGCGAGCTTGCTCGCGATTGCGGCCTTGATCGAAGCCGGTACCGATCACGCTACTTCACGATCAGCGGATCGATCATGATGTCGCGCGTGAAGAAGGTGTTCTGCTCGCCGGCACAGCTCATGAAACCAAGCGCCTCGCCGAAGCGCAGGAACTGCCCCTCGCGCTTCAGGTAGGCGTTCTGTGCCTGATAGGCCTCGGTTTCGGTTTTCAGCGTGGTCGGGCAGTCGGCGAAGATGGCGTCGCCGCGGGCCTTGTGCTGCAGCACATGCACCAGTTCATGCAGCAGGAAGGAGTTGTCGGCGGCGTTTTCGAGGTCCAGCGTATCGCGCACGTAGATGACGTAGTGCTCGGTCTCGAAGGTGGCCGCGATATTGGTGCAGCCCGCCGCGGCGTCAGGACAGACTGCCTTCGCCAGTTCGGCTTCCGACAGCACCTGCACCGGCGGCAGCGCGTCGACCGGAATGGGCGGATAGCCGGACAGCTTGGACGCCAGGTCGACCAGAAAGGCCAGCAGCTCCTGCGACACCATGACGCACCTCCTTCCGCAGATGCGCAACAGACCGTGCGCCGGGCGCAAACGTTCGCCGCGGCGACGCCGAAGCCCTACACTGCGCGCCGATCATGAAGGACATCGTGAAGCTCATCGTTCTCGACACCAACGCGGTACTCGACCTGCTGCTGTGGCACAACGCCGAACTGGACTGCGTGGCACAGGCGCTGGCCGACGGTCGCGCGCGGCTGTCGTGCGACGAAGCCTGCCTGCGCGAACTGCGTACCGTGCTGCGCTACGACAAGTTCGGTCTCGACGACGAGACCGCTGCCCGACTGTACGCCGACTACCTCGCACGGGTCGAACTGAATCCGCTGCCGGCGCAACCCGATACCTCGCTGCCGCGCTGCCGCGATCGCGAGGACCAGAAGTTCTTCGACCTCGCGGTGCGCAGCAAAGCCGACCTGCTGGTGTCGCGCGACCGCGCCGTGCTGCGCCTCGGCCGGCACCGGCTGTGTCCGTCGACGCTGAAGGTGGTCGCACCACCCGCCCTCGCCGCCTTGCTGGCCTCCTGAGCAAGTCGTCGGCCGTACGGCGCGCCGGTTCAAGTTTTTCGTGAGGCTTTGTAAGCAGCGGCTGCCTATACTCGCGCCCGTTCGATCAGGCGCGCACAGACGCGCCGCGCATCCGAGACAGCAGGCTCGCGCAGTTGCGCACGGCCGCAGACACCCAGAGAGAGACCTCCAATGACAATCGTGCTCCGTCACACCCCGATCGCCCTCGCGCTTGCGCTGATGGGCCAGGCTGCAATGGCCGATCAACCGATTCTCGCCCCGACCGTGGTCATCACCGGCACCCGTGTCGAACAGAATTCCTTCGACCTGCCGATGGCCATCGATTCGATCGACGCGGCAACCATCCAGGAACAGCGCGCGACGGTGAACCTGTCCGAGGTGATCAACCGCGTGCCCGGTGTTGCCGCGGCAGGGAAGGAGAACTACACGCAGGAACAGTCGCTCACCATCCGCGGCTTCGGCGCGCGCTCCGCCTTCGGTGTACGCGGTGTAAAGCTGTTCGCCGACGGCATC
The window above is part of the Methyloversatilis discipulorum genome. Proteins encoded here:
- a CDS encoding efflux RND transporter permease subunit, translating into MIEAIVRFSVRRPGIVLALALVLTIYAVSRMVDARLDVFPEFAPAQVVIQTEAPGLPADLVETRVTTPIEAAVSGTRGLKELRSQSIPGLSVVTVIFDEKSDLFRNRQLVAERLGTLGALLPAGVTPVITPLTSSASTLLGVGLTSDKRSLMDMRYLVDSVVRPHLLAVQGVADVNVFGGDVRQWQIQLDPARLRALGVTLADVETAARSAATVAGAGFVENDNQRLLIAIDATPSTARSLEQLTVTLPDGRSLALGDIGRVREAPGPAISAAQINGTPGVFMMVQGQLGADTLGVTLELEKALADLAPLLEREQLVLHPALFRPANFIQTALGNVRADVIIGASLVIVVLFLFLYNLRTAFISAVAIPLSLLAAVLVMLETGASLNIMVLGGLAIALGEVVDDAIIDCENIYRRLRENRHNGSPVPTWKVVFDASMEVRSSVVYATFIVALVFVPLLTLSGVAGKLFAPLGTAYILAILASLVVALTVTPAMSWLMLGRRELPDDDPPLIRWLRPRYERTLRAIERRPHGLIAGVMFMLAGGIGVLPLFGGEFIPPLREGHYIVHLSTIPGTAPGEVLRVGQRVTEKILEIEGVKSVAQWVGRAQNGADPFGPHYSEVEIEIGPLPAKEQERILADIRRTVTGDDGDEDRSDEEAQNTVGFPGLAFSVNTFLTERIGETESGFPATLVVQVFGTNLDRLDADASAVAAALSRVKGATDVQVLAPPGTPEIVVRPRLDKLAVWRLSPEDVLAAAQTAFAGRRVSEVYRGTLATPLVVTLDPDHRRSPTEIGRLPLRTPDGRLIELRDVADIAIENGRYKILHSGGKRVQTITANLAAGHDLGRFSDDVQRALREDVKLNPGSYYKVTGAAEAQAQARRELVTHSLLAAAAIAVLLMLAFTSLRNLMITFVNLPFALIGGILAALAGGGWLSLGSVVGFVTLFGITLRNSIMLASHYQHLVEQEGHRWNVDTAILGATERLPSILMTALVTGLGLMPLVIGSGEPGREIEGPMAAIIVGGLATSTILNLLVLPTLLLHYGRFEPKDDDHGEAASR
- a CDS encoding DUF6647 family protein, with product MVSQELLAFLVDLASKLSGYPPIPVDALPPVQVLSEAELAKAVCPDAAAGCTNIAATFETEHYVIYVRDTLDLENAADNSFLLHELVHVLQHKARGDAIFADCPTTLKTETEAYQAQNAYLKREGQFLRFGEALGFMSCAGEQNTFFTRDIMIDPLIVK
- a CDS encoding putative toxin-antitoxin system toxin component, PIN family, with product MKDIVKLIVLDTNAVLDLLLWHNAELDCVAQALADGRARLSCDEACLRELRTVLRYDKFGLDDETAARLYADYLARVELNPLPAQPDTSLPRCRDREDQKFFDLAVRSKADLLVSRDRAVLRLGRHRLCPSTLKVVAPPALAALLAS